A segment of the Flavobacteriales bacterium genome:
GGCCTTGCTCCTGGAGCGCGCGGGCCTTGCAGTGAGCGCAGTGCGCATCGCCCATCGACCGGAACCCTCCCCGGACAACCAGAAGCAAGGGGACCTGGCGGTCGGATCGGGCGTCAAACTGGTGGAATGCCGATCCGCGGCGCATTTTTCGACCATCGATTCGGACTTGATCATCGACGCCTTGTTCGGCACCGGCCTCAACGCCCCGCTGGAGGGCCTTGCGCTGGAAGCCGTGCAATGGATGAATCGCAGCCGCAGGCCCATTGTCGCGATTGACATGCCTTCAGGCCTCTTCGCCGAATCGAACGCAGGGAATCGGAAGGAGGGAATTGTGCAGGCCTCGCTCACGCTCACTCTGGAGACGCCGAAGCTCAGCCTGCTCTTGCCTGAGAGTGGCGGGTTCGTCGGTGACTGGCAGGTCGTTCCGATTGGCTTGGATGCGGATTTCGTTCAATTGAGCAACACGCCATACCATTTGCTCCAGGCTGCTGATGCACGCTCATTGATCCGTCCTCGCCCGCGATTCGCGCACAAGGGCAATTTCGGGCATGCACTGCTCATGGGCGGATCACTAGGAAGGATGGGCGCGATGGTGCTGGCCACGCGAGCTGCATTGCGCAGCGGAGCCGGTCTTGTTACAGCAGCAGTTCCAGAAGCTGGCATTCCGATCGTTCAGGCTTCAGCCCCGGAAGCAATGTGCGCTCTTGGCTGCGGGATTGAATGCCTTGCTGAGGTACCAGACCTCACGGCTTATTCAGCGATCGGTGCTGGGCCGGGCATGGGCATGCAAGGGGAATCGGCCCATGCCTTGCATCGGTTGATTGAGCGAAATGCCGGGCCGCTGGTGCTCGATGCCGATGCGCTCAACCTATTGGCCGCGCATCGTGAGCTGTTGAAGTCAATTCCGGACCGCGCTGTGCTCACGCCCCACCCGAAGGAGTTCGAGCGGCTCACTGGACGCGCATTCACAACTGGTTACGATCGACTTCAAGCTGCACGTGAGGCTGCGCAAGCCTGGCGTTGCACCATTGTGCTTAAGGGCGCTTTCACGGCCATTTGCTCGCCTGAGGGCCATGTGCGCTTCAACACCACAGGGAATCCGGGCATGGCCAAAGGCGGGAGCGGCGATGCACTCACCGGGCTCCTCACCGGGCTGCTTGCACAGGGATACTCGTCAATTGAAGCCGCTGAGCTCGGGGTGCATCTGCATGGCCTCGCCGGCGATCTGGCCTCAAAGCGACTTGGCCAGCACGGCATGACGGCCATGGATCTGGTTAATGAGATTCCTGCGGCCTGGCGCGCGTTGGTGGTTGAGTGAAATAGACGTTGAAGCCCTCAGCCCTTCAGTACCTGCCGGCTGATCACCAGCTTCTGAATCTCGCTTGTTCCTTCGCCGATCGTGCAGAGCTTGCTATCTCGGTAGAACTTCTCCACCGGGAAATCCTTGGTGTAGCCATAGCCGCCGTGGATCTGCACGGCCTCGTTGCTGGCCCATACGGCTACTTCGCTGGCGTAGTACTTCGCCATGGCGCTTTCCTTGGTCATCTTCTTGCCGCGGTTCTTGAGATCGGCGGCTTGCAGGGTGAGCAGCTCGGCGGCCTCAATGCGCGTGGCCATATCAGCGAGCTTGAAGGCGATGGCTTGGAAGTTCGCGATGGGCTGGCCGAACTGCTCTCGCTCCTTGGCGTACTTCACGCTCGCCTCATAAGCTCCCTTGGCGATGCCCAGGCTGAGTGCTGCGATGCTGATGCGGCCACCGTCGAGGATCTTCATCGCTTGCTGAAAACCTTCTCCCACGTTGCCGAGCACATTCGCTTCGGGCACGCGGCACTCCTCGAAGATCACTTCGGCGGTCTCGCTGGCGCGCATGCCCAGCTTGTTCTCTTTCTTGCCGGCCTTCAGTCCCGGGGTGCCGCGTTCCACCACGAAGGCGGTCATCCCCTTGCTGTCGAGCAGTTCGCCGGTGCGCGCGATCACGACTACAGCATCGCTGCTGATGCCGTGAGTGATCCAGCATTTGGTGCCGTTGAGCACCCATTCACTGCCTTCTTTCCGAGCCGTGCACTTCATGCGCATGGCGTCGCTGCCGGTGTTGGGCTCGGTGAGCGCCCAAGCACCGATCCACTCGCCGGTGGCGAGCTTGGGCAGCCAGCGGCGCTTCTGCTCTTCGTTTGCGAAATAGAGGATGTGGCCCGTGCAGAGGCTGTTGTGCGCGGCCACGCTCAGGCCCACGCTGCCGCAGATCTTGGCGACCTCCACGATGGTGCTGATGTACTCATAGTAGCCTAGGCCTGCACCACCGTATTCCTCC
Coding sequences within it:
- a CDS encoding NAD(P)H-hydrate dehydratase → MIPVLSPQAIREADAWTIENEPIESHALMQRAATACAAALMHEIERGRFGAVRSVLVVAGMGNNGGDGLAMALLLERAGLAVSAVRIAHRPEPSPDNQKQGDLAVGSGVKLVECRSAAHFSTIDSDLIIDALFGTGLNAPLEGLALEAVQWMNRSRRPIVAIDMPSGLFAESNAGNRKEGIVQASLTLTLETPKLSLLLPESGGFVGDWQVVPIGLDADFVQLSNTPYHLLQAADARSLIRPRPRFAHKGNFGHALLMGGSLGRMGAMVLATRAALRSGAGLVTAAVPEAGIPIVQASAPEAMCALGCGIECLAEVPDLTAYSAIGAGPGMGMQGESAHALHRLIERNAGPLVLDADALNLLAAHRELLKSIPDRAVLTPHPKEFERLTGRAFTTGYDRLQAAREAAQAWRCTIVLKGAFTAICSPEGHVRFNTTGNPGMAKGGSGDALTGLLTGLLAQGYSSIEAAELGVHLHGLAGDLASKRLGQHGMTAMDLVNEIPAAWRALVVE
- a CDS encoding acyl-CoA dehydrogenase family protein, with protein sequence MEFATTESQTMIAQAVRDLCERELRPNLMDWDESQHFPKDLFRNHFGPAGMLGVLVPEEYGGAGLGYYEYISTIVEVAKICGSVGLSVAAHNSLCTGHILYFANEEQKRRWLPKLATGEWIGAWALTEPNTGSDAMRMKCTARKEGSEWVLNGTKCWITHGISSDAVVVIARTGELLDSKGMTAFVVERGTPGLKAGKKENKLGMRASETAEVIFEECRVPEANVLGNVGEGFQQAMKILDGGRISIAALSLGIAKGAYEASVKYAKEREQFGQPIANFQAIAFKLADMATRIEAAELLTLQAADLKNRGKKMTKESAMAKYYASEVAVWASNEAVQIHGGYGYTKDFPVEKFYRDSKLCTIGEGTSEIQKLVISRQVLKG